In one window of Meiothermus sp. DNA:
- a CDS encoding TAXI family TRAP transporter solute-binding subunit, translating to MKLWKLWVIFLVLVLGTALAQQRPRVVIPTGSTGGVFFFYGQAIAKLLSEAGVADATAQQTGGSYDNILLLRDRTDPRSNTYYCALATTDSALVTYTGEEPRFAQRKADMQRIMFYMYPSLIHIVTTEKSGIKFVGDLRGKRVSTGQPGSSTENLALLVLKGAGVDVREFAKRERLPAAESAKALSEGTIDAYFWVGGVPTASVVELAQSLARKGDQIKLVDSPRTGPTAQLLQKEFPGIITTGVLPKTAYGTKDNVFALYTGNLFLCPASMPDDLAAAIMKAVFGNLQTLVTATAAARDTTIKNTVDLVNQKVAIPFHPGALRYLRETGALK from the coding sequence ATGAAGCTGTGGAAACTGTGGGTAATTTTCTTAGTTCTGGTGCTGGGGACTGCCCTGGCCCAGCAGCGTCCCAGGGTGGTTATTCCTACCGGTAGCACCGGTGGGGTGTTCTTTTTTTATGGGCAAGCCATTGCCAAGCTGCTCAGCGAGGCGGGTGTGGCCGATGCCACCGCCCAACAGACCGGTGGCTCCTACGATAACATTCTTCTTTTGCGCGACCGCACCGACCCTCGCTCCAATACCTACTACTGCGCCCTGGCCACCACCGACTCCGCGTTGGTCACTTATACCGGCGAGGAGCCGCGCTTTGCCCAGCGCAAGGCCGACATGCAGCGCATCATGTTCTACATGTATCCGAGCCTGATTCACATTGTGACCACCGAAAAGTCGGGCATCAAATTTGTGGGTGACCTGCGGGGTAAACGGGTCTCGACCGGTCAGCCCGGTTCCTCCACTGAAAACCTAGCTCTACTGGTGCTCAAGGGTGCAGGTGTGGACGTGCGTGAGTTTGCCAAGCGGGAGCGCCTGCCCGCAGCCGAGTCGGCCAAAGCCCTTTCGGAAGGCACCATAGATGCCTACTTCTGGGTGGGTGGTGTGCCGACCGCCAGTGTGGTTGAACTTGCCCAGAGCCTGGCTCGTAAAGGTGACCAGATCAAGCTGGTAGACTCGCCCCGCACCGGCCCCACCGCCCAACTCCTACAAAAGGAGTTCCCCGGCATTATTACCACGGGTGTACTGCCCAAAACAGCCTATGGCACTAAGGACAATGTGTTTGCACTCTACACAGGCAACTTATTCCTCTGCCCAGCCTCCATGCCCGACGACCTGGCTGCTGCCATCATGAAAGCTGTCTTCGGTAATCTACAAACTCTGGTCACCGCTACCGCCGCGGCCCGCGATACCACCATCAAAAACACCGTGGATCTGGTCAACCAGAAAGTCGCGATTCCCTTCCACCCCGGCGCTTTGCGCTACCTGCGCGAAACCGGGGCCCTGAAGTAA
- a CDS encoding MFS transporter → MLALALLRDPKYRTYWIALFLSQLGTWMQAATQGWLVLELTGSAERLGLVVALQFLPSLLFSIPAGVLSDRYSRRNLLFITQGGMAVLAFGMFALIVTGLVRYEQVLVFAFLYGLFNAMDLPVRQAFTVELAGKERYPGAIALNSFGFNTSRLVGPALAGLLIAGFGLSWSYLANALSFIPLIAVLFITPSNKPQPQHSGVVEDAIEGLRFVWGHPLVRQVVVLVGLTSLLGMNFQTIVPSYARLELGLGAQGFGFLMSAVGLGSIVAALVQAIASRARPMRAVLGSIILGASLITLALPLPTLWVAVVLGIGGLGMITTMLNSNTTVQLIAPDRIRGRVMSVYSMVLLGSGPLGAYLSGFLIDALGARWGVAVMGLLTLTAALVMIRFPWPKVLAPTPAPKVEPPLPTPQVASD, encoded by the coding sequence GTGCTAGCGCTGGCCTTATTACGTGACCCCAAATATCGAACCTACTGGATTGCGCTATTTCTTTCGCAGCTAGGCACCTGGATGCAAGCCGCTACCCAGGGCTGGCTGGTGCTGGAACTGACCGGGAGTGCCGAGCGGCTGGGCCTGGTGGTGGCCTTGCAGTTTCTACCCTCGTTGCTGTTCTCTATTCCAGCCGGGGTTCTATCGGATCGTTACAGCCGACGCAACCTGCTCTTCATTACCCAGGGCGGCATGGCGGTGCTGGCATTTGGCATGTTTGCCCTTATCGTGACCGGACTGGTGCGCTACGAACAGGTGCTGGTGTTTGCCTTTCTTTACGGGCTGTTCAACGCCATGGATCTGCCCGTGCGGCAGGCCTTCACGGTGGAGCTGGCCGGTAAGGAGCGCTACCCTGGCGCCATCGCTTTGAACTCTTTTGGCTTCAACACCTCGAGGCTCGTGGGGCCTGCCCTGGCCGGGCTGCTTATTGCCGGTTTTGGCCTTTCCTGGAGCTACTTGGCTAATGCACTTTCCTTCATTCCGCTGATTGCGGTTTTATTCATCACACCCAGCAACAAACCCCAGCCCCAACACAGCGGGGTTGTGGAAGATGCTATCGAGGGCTTGCGCTTTGTCTGGGGGCATCCCCTGGTGCGGCAGGTGGTGGTGCTGGTGGGGCTGACCAGCTTGCTGGGCATGAACTTTCAAACCATTGTGCCTTCGTATGCGAGGCTCGAGCTCGGCCTCGGCGCGCAGGGATTCGGTTTCTTGATGTCAGCGGTGGGGCTCGGCTCCATCGTAGCCGCCCTGGTACAAGCCATCGCTTCCAGGGCCCGTCCCATGCGGGCCGTGTTGGGCAGCATTATTCTGGGCGCCTCGCTGATTACCCTGGCCCTCCCCCTCCCCACCCTTTGGGTAGCGGTGGTGCTGGGCATCGGCGGGCTGGGCATGATTACCACCATGCTCAACTCAAACACCACCGTACAACTGATAGCACCCGACCGGATCCGAGGCCGGGTGATGTCGGTGTACTCGATGGTCTTGCTGGGCTCCGGGCCGCTGGGGGCCTATCTTTCGGGCTTTCTGATCGATGCCCTGGGGGCCCGCTGGGGCGTAGCCGTGATGGGCTTGCTTACCCTCACGGCTGCACTGGTCATGATCCGTTTTCCTTGGCCCAAAGTGCTGGCGCCCACGCCGGCCCCCAAAGTGGAGCCGCCCTTGCCCACCCCCCAGGTTGCCTCGGACTGA
- a CDS encoding GntR family transcriptional regulator encodes MKPRAKLQSERLADKAYAILRTQILKGALPPGHALSVPELSRQLGVSRSPVREAVLQLVADGLAQEEARKGAVVAHFGLEDALQILEAREVLEVASVRLGATRATAKDLALLRQVLQAQAKTIQEADLEGYQATDLQFHKLLGTLSHNPVLERMVGLLKEQSHLALEPAARSLAQLERGYHEHQAVLAALEARKVPQAARALQKHFKRIRESLESWLASDQTQPSTSK; translated from the coding sequence ATGAAACCTCGAGCCAAACTGCAATCCGAACGCCTCGCCGACAAGGCCTATGCCATATTGCGCACCCAGATTCTGAAGGGGGCATTGCCGCCCGGGCATGCCTTGAGCGTCCCCGAGCTATCCCGCCAACTTGGAGTCTCGCGCAGCCCGGTGCGCGAAGCAGTGCTGCAGCTGGTGGCCGATGGCCTGGCCCAGGAGGAAGCCCGCAAGGGCGCAGTGGTAGCCCATTTTGGCCTCGAGGACGCGCTACAAATCCTGGAGGCCAGGGAGGTGCTGGAGGTGGCCTCGGTGCGGTTAGGGGCCACCAGGGCCACCGCCAAAGACCTGGCGCTGCTGCGCCAAGTACTTCAAGCCCAGGCCAAAACCATCCAGGAAGCCGACCTCGAGGGCTATCAGGCCACCGACCTTCAGTTTCACAAACTGCTGGGCACCCTGAGCCACAACCCCGTACTGGAGCGGATGGTGGGGTTGCTCAAAGAGCAGTCGCACCTGGCGCTGGAACCGGCGGCCCGCAGCCTGGCCCAGCTCGAGCGGGGATACCACGAACACCAGGCCGTACTGGCAGCCCTCGAGGCCCGCAAGGTCCCGCAAGCCGCCAGGGCATTGCAAAAACACTTCAAGCGCATTCGGGAAAGCCTGGAAAGCTGGCTGGCCTCCGACCAGACCCAACCCTCCACATCAAAATAA
- a CDS encoding TRAP transporter fused permease subunit, whose amino-acid sequence MEIPQDSTGRTTPMGRVIWVILLVAALFSMYLVVHPFTPLSRLDISILDQVQLRRATHVLLLLVAGYLITSRLPTTRRTLGSWVFAALTLPFLYTFWVPNVPGVDIPLAGKLMGTLAWALAVLPALLPQMRRYTDIAAALLAIAPWAYQVRYYEELVNRAVIPAGWDMAMSFSIIILVLGLVSRLLGPIMPSLVLIFLAYNMYGQYVPGTFRGAKNGIDLILGKTYNETEAGIYGLITGVSAKYLVYFTILSGLIGALGLGRVVANMALAMVGRTPQTPGRVTGIASVFMGMFSGSGAADTQFVATLTKPLYEKANYDKMIAAGLVATAGTIALITPPVLGSIAFVMVEILQISYLWVVIMAIGPMLLYLLGILTFNEFYARKAKLPPVGADETLRRSYALRYSTIFVPIVLIVVMLFLGTEVSTAVYLASLAFILVCYLDPTLRPAPLAEAMRSPAYKVGLPLGIGLALGGVFLPLLAGWDLGRIPVLPVTLAVLGLLLGTFVYPAIATGKLRGAIEPIALGLAEGFRQLIPIGSAIVAANLIFGMMVITGLPSKFSIFLGQVSGESLLLATLVTAVFSLILGMGVPPTATYVLTASLTAPAIIKIAASNFQGYGLEPQQAVLAATLATHMFLFYYAVLADVTPPVALSGYAAASVFKTNPILTGVYAARVALAKYIIGFFFLLSFTGTGLLILPIVQNVPGIEGWLIILERFFFTAVAIVFLAAATVGYTRHPLQRWESWVMGLLALALFYPYPNLWMAFIPFGLGLLFFLRGEQKGTPRPQAAD is encoded by the coding sequence ATGGAAATACCTCAGGACAGTACGGGCCGAACCACTCCGATGGGGCGGGTCATCTGGGTAATTTTGCTTGTTGCAGCGCTTTTTAGCATGTATCTGGTGGTACATCCCTTTACCCCGCTGAGCCGCCTGGATATCAGCATCCTCGACCAGGTACAGCTGCGCCGGGCTACCCACGTTCTGCTGCTCCTGGTAGCAGGGTATCTGATTACCTCTCGCCTTCCCACTACTCGGCGAACGCTAGGTTCGTGGGTTTTTGCGGCCCTCACCCTGCCTTTTCTCTACACCTTCTGGGTGCCCAATGTGCCGGGGGTGGATATTCCACTGGCTGGCAAGCTGATGGGAACCCTGGCCTGGGCGCTGGCGGTGCTACCGGCTTTGTTGCCGCAGATGCGCCGCTATACCGATATTGCCGCTGCGCTGCTGGCCATCGCGCCCTGGGCCTACCAGGTGCGCTATTACGAAGAGCTGGTCAACCGGGCAGTCATCCCGGCGGGCTGGGATATGGCCATGTCCTTCAGCATTATCATTCTGGTGCTGGGGCTGGTCTCTCGTTTGCTGGGCCCCATTATGCCCTCGTTGGTGCTTATTTTCCTGGCCTACAACATGTACGGCCAGTACGTGCCCGGTACGTTCCGTGGGGCCAAAAACGGTATTGACCTGATCCTGGGCAAGACCTACAACGAAACCGAGGCCGGTATCTATGGTCTCATCACCGGGGTATCGGCCAAATACCTGGTCTACTTCACCATTCTCTCGGGGCTGATAGGTGCGCTCGGGTTGGGGCGGGTGGTGGCCAACATGGCCCTGGCGATGGTGGGCCGCACCCCACAAACGCCCGGGCGGGTGACCGGCATTGCTTCGGTCTTCATGGGCATGTTCAGTGGCTCGGGGGCTGCCGACACTCAGTTTGTGGCTACCCTGACCAAGCCGCTCTACGAAAAAGCCAATTACGACAAGATGATCGCAGCGGGTCTGGTGGCGACCGCAGGCACCATTGCGCTGATCACCCCGCCGGTGCTGGGCAGCATCGCCTTTGTGATGGTGGAAATCTTGCAGATCAGCTACCTGTGGGTGGTCATCATGGCCATTGGGCCCATGCTCTTGTACTTGCTGGGCATCCTGACCTTTAACGAGTTCTACGCCCGCAAGGCCAAGCTGCCTCCTGTGGGAGCAGACGAAACCCTGCGGCGCAGTTATGCCCTTCGATACAGCACCATCTTTGTGCCCATCGTCCTGATCGTGGTGATGCTCTTTTTGGGTACGGAAGTCTCGACCGCAGTGTACCTGGCCTCCCTGGCTTTTATCCTGGTCTGCTACCTTGACCCCACTTTGCGACCGGCGCCCCTGGCCGAGGCTATGCGGAGCCCGGCCTACAAGGTGGGCTTACCCCTGGGCATTGGGCTGGCCCTGGGGGGTGTTTTTTTGCCCCTGCTGGCAGGCTGGGACTTAGGCAGAATACCCGTTCTGCCTGTAACGCTGGCGGTGCTGGGGCTTTTGCTGGGCACCTTCGTTTACCCGGCTATTGCTACGGGTAAGCTGCGGGGAGCTATCGAACCGATTGCGCTGGGGCTGGCTGAAGGCTTCCGCCAACTGATTCCCATCGGCTCGGCCATTGTGGCGGCTAACCTAATTTTCGGCATGATGGTGATTACCGGCCTGCCTTCCAAGTTCTCCATCTTCCTGGGGCAGGTCTCGGGGGAAAGCCTGTTGCTGGCAACCCTGGTTACCGCCGTCTTCAGCCTGATTTTGGGGATGGGCGTGCCCCCGACAGCAACCTACGTGCTCACCGCTTCGCTGACCGCTCCGGCCATCATTAAAATTGCCGCATCTAACTTCCAGGGGTATGGCCTCGAGCCCCAACAAGCCGTGCTGGCCGCAACCCTGGCCACCCACATGTTTCTCTTCTACTACGCGGTGCTGGCCGACGTGACCCCACCGGTGGCGCTTTCGGGCTATGCGGCGGCCTCGGTGTTTAAAACCAACCCCATCCTGACCGGGGTGTATGCGGCGCGGGTGGCGCTGGCCAAATACATCATCGGTTTTTTCTTCCTGCTCTCCTTTACTGGAACAGGCTTGCTGATTTTGCCGATTGTGCAGAACGTGCCGGGAATCGAGGGCTGGCTGATTATCCTCGAGCGCTTCTTCTTTACCGCTGTGGCTATTGTCTTCCTGGCAGCAGCAACGGTGGGTTACACCCGTCACCCCTTACAACGCTGGGAAAGCTGGGTGATGGGCCTCCTGGCCCTGGCCCTCTTCTACCCGTACCCTAACCTCTGGATGGCCTTCATTCCCTTTGGGCTGGGCCTCTTGTTTTTTCTGCGGGGCGAGCAAAAGGGAACCCCGCGGCCCCAGGCTGCAGACTAG